One Pseudomonas abieticivorans genomic region harbors:
- the miaB gene encoding tRNA (N6-isopentenyl adenosine(37)-C2)-methylthiotransferase MiaB, translated as MAKKLYIETHGCQMNEYDSSRMVDLLGEHQAMEVTARAEDADVILLNTCSIRERAQDRVYSQLGRWRELKLEKPDMVIAVGGCVASQEGEAIRIRAPYVDVVFGPQTLHRLPEMIDAARTTKLPQVDISFPEIEKFDHLPEPRIDGPTAYVSVMEGCSKYCTFCVVPYTRGPEVSRPFDDVLTEVIHLAENGVREVTLLGQNVNGYRGLTHDGRLADLAELIRVVATVDGIDRIRYTTSHPLEFSDSLIQAHAEVPELVKHLHLPVQSGSDRVLAAMKRNHTVLEYKSKLRKLKAAVPGICISSDFIVGFPGETEKDFENTMKLVADVGFDFSYSFVYSQRPGTPAADLADDTPEALKKQRLEALQHRLNQQGFEISRQMVGSTQRILVTDYSRKDPGELQGRTENNRIVNFQCADPKLIGQFVDVHIGEARPHSLRGTLIQ; from the coding sequence ATGGCCAAGAAGCTTTATATCGAAACCCACGGTTGCCAAATGAACGAGTACGACAGCTCGCGCATGGTCGACCTGCTGGGCGAACACCAGGCCATGGAAGTGACCGCGCGCGCCGAAGACGCCGACGTGATCCTGCTTAACACCTGCTCGATCCGCGAACGAGCCCAGGACCGGGTGTACTCGCAACTGGGCCGCTGGCGCGAACTGAAGCTGGAAAAACCCGACATGGTGATCGCCGTGGGCGGCTGCGTGGCCAGCCAGGAAGGCGAGGCCATCCGTATTCGCGCCCCTTACGTGGACGTGGTGTTCGGCCCGCAAACCCTGCACCGCCTGCCAGAAATGATCGACGCGGCGCGCACCACAAAATTGCCCCAGGTGGACATCTCCTTCCCCGAGATCGAGAAGTTCGACCACCTGCCCGAGCCACGCATCGACGGCCCTACCGCCTACGTGTCGGTGATGGAGGGCTGCAGCAAGTACTGCACTTTCTGCGTGGTGCCCTACACCCGCGGCCCGGAAGTGAGCCGGCCGTTCGATGACGTGCTCACCGAGGTCATCCACCTGGCCGAAAACGGCGTTCGCGAAGTGACCCTGCTGGGGCAGAACGTCAACGGCTATCGCGGCTTGACCCACGACGGCCGCCTGGCAGACCTGGCCGAGTTGATCCGCGTGGTCGCCACGGTGGACGGCATCGACCGCATCCGCTACACCACCTCGCACCCGCTGGAGTTCTCCGACAGCCTGATCCAGGCCCACGCCGAAGTGCCAGAGTTGGTCAAACACCTGCACCTGCCGGTGCAATCGGGCTCTGACCGGGTGCTGGCGGCGATGAAGCGCAACCACACGGTGCTGGAATACAAATCCAAGCTGCGCAAGCTCAAGGCCGCCGTGCCAGGCATTTGCATCAGCTCGGACTTCATCGTCGGCTTCCCCGGCGAAACCGAGAAAGATTTCGAAAACACCATGAAGCTGGTGGCCGACGTGGGCTTCGACTTCTCCTACTCGTTCGTCTACAGCCAGCGCCCGGGCACCCCGGCGGCGGACCTTGCCGACGACACCCCGGAGGCCTTGAAGAAGCAACGGCTGGAGGCCCTGCAGCATCGCCTCAACCAGCAAGGCTTCGAGATCAGCCGACAAATGGTTGGCAGCACCCAGCGCATCCTGGTCACCGACTACTCGCGCAAAGACCCAGGCGAACTGCAGGGCCGCACCGAGAACAACCGCATCGTCAACTTCCAGTGCGCCGACCCTAAGTTGATCGGCCAATTCGTCGATGTGCACATTGGCGAGGCACGCCCGCATTCGCTGCGCGGCACCCTGATCCAGTAG
- a CDS encoding DUF1820 family protein, which translates to MTKREAPIYKVIFLNQGQVFEMYAKQIYQSDLWGFLEVEEFVFGERTQVVVDPSEEKLKAQFEGVVRSFVPMHSIVRIDEVERLGTPKISEARGTSNVMPFPMPMPDK; encoded by the coding sequence ATGACCAAACGCGAAGCGCCAATCTACAAAGTGATTTTTCTCAACCAGGGCCAGGTTTTCGAGATGTATGCCAAGCAAATCTACCAGAGCGACCTCTGGGGGTTTCTTGAAGTGGAGGAGTTCGTCTTTGGCGAACGTACCCAGGTCGTGGTCGACCCGAGCGAAGAAAAGCTCAAGGCTCAATTCGAAGGCGTGGTGCGCAGCTTCGTGCCGATGCATTCGATCGTGCGTATCGACGAAGTCGAACGCCTGGGCACGCCAAAAATCAGCGAAGCCCGCGGCACCAGTAATGTGATGCCGTTTCCGATGCCAATGCCCGACAAGTAA
- a CDS encoding tetratricopeptide repeat protein — MNRTGRALALGCLLLLQPLLATAGGNSLLIPAMGRCTLNTQPQDLPQALASCQQAAKSGDAQAQYELGQYYYDGKNAPRDLTQALNYFEQASLQGQADAQYHLGVMFFHGEGVPANKIQAYIVLKMAAVNGNEDALDIADEVSEQMQRDELETATQVLGQIFRKYLQELQTADGRSPFSPLP, encoded by the coding sequence ATGAACCGCACCGGCCGCGCCCTTGCCTTGGGCTGCCTGTTGCTTCTTCAACCGCTGCTGGCAACTGCAGGCGGTAACTCGTTGTTGATCCCAGCGATGGGTCGCTGCACCCTCAATACTCAGCCGCAAGACCTGCCACAGGCACTCGCCTCGTGCCAACAGGCGGCCAAGTCCGGGGATGCGCAAGCGCAATATGAGTTGGGGCAGTATTACTACGACGGCAAGAATGCCCCGCGCGATCTTACCCAGGCCCTCAATTATTTCGAGCAAGCTTCGCTGCAAGGCCAAGCCGACGCGCAATATCACCTGGGCGTGATGTTCTTCCATGGCGAAGGCGTACCTGCCAACAAGATCCAGGCCTACATTGTGCTGAAGATGGCTGCGGTCAACGGCAATGAAGATGCGCTGGATATCGCCGACGAAGTGTCTGAACAAATGCAGCGCGACGAACTGGAAACCGCCACTCAAGTGCTCGGCCAGATCTTCCGCAAATATCTGCAAGAGCTGCAAACAGCTGACGGGCGCTCGCCCTTCTCGCCCCTGCCTTGA
- the hemL gene encoding glutamate-1-semialdehyde 2,1-aminomutase — MSRSETLFANAQKHIPGGVNSPVRAFKSVGGTPLFFKHAAGAYVTDEDDKRYVDYVGSWGPMILGHSHPDVLDAVRKQLEHGLSYGAPTEMETQMADLVCSIVPSMEMVRMVSSGTEATMSAIRLARGFTGRDSIIKFEGCYHGHSDSLLVKAGSGALTLGVPSSPGVPAAFAKHTLTLPFNDIAAVEQMLAEVGTEVACIIVEPVAGNMNCVPPAPGFLEGLRTLCDKHGVVLIFDEVMTGFRVALGGAQAHYGVTPDLSTFGKIIGGGMPVGCFGGKREIMSHIAPLGPVYQAGTLSGNPLAMAAGLTTLKLISRPGFHAELTEYTTRLLDGLQQLADAAGIPFVTTQAGGMFGLYFSGADDIVTFEDVMSSDADRFKRFFHLMLEGGVYLAPSAFEAGFTSIAHGDAELKITLDAAEKAFAALK; from the coding sequence ATGTCTCGTTCCGAAACGCTGTTTGCCAATGCCCAGAAACACATCCCCGGCGGTGTGAACTCCCCTGTTCGCGCTTTCAAGAGCGTCGGCGGCACCCCGCTGTTTTTCAAGCACGCGGCCGGCGCCTATGTCACCGACGAAGATGACAAGCGCTACGTGGACTACGTTGGCTCGTGGGGCCCGATGATCCTTGGCCACAGCCACCCGGACGTGCTCGACGCGGTGCGCAAGCAGTTGGAACACGGCTTGTCCTACGGCGCACCTACCGAGATGGAAACCCAGATGGCCGATCTGGTGTGCTCGATCGTGCCGTCCATGGAAATGGTGCGCATGGTCAGCTCCGGCACCGAAGCCACCATGAGCGCCATTCGCCTGGCCCGTGGTTTCACTGGCCGCGACAGCATCATCAAATTCGAAGGCTGCTACCACGGCCACTCCGACAGCCTGCTGGTGAAAGCCGGCTCCGGCGCCCTAACCCTGGGCGTGCCAAGCTCCCCTGGCGTGCCGGCAGCCTTTGCCAAGCACACCCTCACCCTGCCCTTCAACGACATCGCTGCCGTGGAGCAAATGCTCGCCGAAGTGGGCACGGAAGTGGCCTGCATCATCGTTGAACCGGTGGCCGGCAACATGAACTGCGTGCCGCCAGCACCCGGATTCCTGGAAGGCCTGCGTACCCTGTGCGACAAACACGGCGTCGTGCTGATTTTTGACGAAGTGATGACGGGCTTTCGCGTGGCCCTGGGTGGCGCCCAGGCGCATTACGGCGTAACGCCGGACCTGAGCACCTTTGGCAAAATCATCGGTGGCGGCATGCCAGTCGGGTGTTTCGGCGGCAAGCGCGAAATCATGTCGCACATCGCCCCGCTGGGCCCGGTGTACCAGGCTGGCACCTTGTCGGGCAACCCGTTGGCCATGGCCGCCGGCCTGACCACCCTGAAGCTGATCAGTCGCCCGGGCTTCCACGCCGAGCTGACCGAGTACACCACCCGACTGCTCGACGGCCTGCAACAACTGGCCGATGCCGCCGGCATCCCGTTCGTGACCACCCAGGCAGGCGGCATGTTCGGCCTGTACTTCAGTGGCGCCGACGACATCGTCACCTTCGAAGACGTGATGAGCAGCGATGCCGACCGCTTCAAGCGCTTCTTCCACTTGATGCTCGAAGGTGGCGTTTACTTGGCGCCGAGTGCCTTCGAAGCCGGCTTTACCTCGATTGCCCATGGCGATGCTGAGCTGAAGATCACCTTGGATGCGGCCGAAAAAGCCTTCGCCGCCCTCAAATAA
- the thiE gene encoding thiamine phosphate synthase, protein MKLRGLYAITDSQLLAGKFLDYVKAALDGGIVLLQYRDKSSDEGRRLREADALLKLCEGYKTQLIINDDADLAARLGVGVHLGQTDGPLAQARALRSRQTIIGATCHASIELAEQAAREGASYVAFGAFYSSSTKPNAAPASLTLLEQARSRLKLPICAIGGITLDNAPALIERGADLLAVVHTLFGADSAQEVTRRARAFNALFTPA, encoded by the coding sequence ATGAAATTACGTGGCTTGTATGCCATTACCGACAGCCAACTGTTGGCCGGCAAGTTCCTGGACTACGTCAAGGCTGCGCTGGACGGCGGCATCGTGCTGCTGCAATACCGCGACAAGAGCAGCGACGAAGGCCGCCGCCTGCGCGAGGCCGATGCCCTGCTCAAACTGTGCGAAGGCTATAAAACCCAACTGATCATCAACGATGACGCCGACCTGGCTGCCCGCCTGGGCGTTGGCGTGCACCTGGGCCAGACCGACGGCCCGCTGGCCCAGGCCCGCGCCCTGCGCAGCCGCCAAACCATCATCGGCGCCACCTGCCACGCCAGTATCGAGTTGGCCGAGCAGGCCGCCCGCGAAGGCGCCAGCTACGTCGCCTTCGGCGCCTTCTACAGTTCCAGTACCAAACCCAATGCCGCCCCGGCCAGCCTAACGCTGCTGGAGCAGGCCCGCAGCCGCCTGAAGCTGCCGATCTGCGCGATCGGCGGGATTACCCTGGACAACGCCCCGGCGTTGATCGAGCGTGGCGCCGACCTGCTGGCCGTGGTGCATACCCTGTTCGGTGCCGACAGCGCCCAGGAAGTGACCCGCCGCGCGCGGGCCTTCAACGCCCTGTTCACACCTGCCTGA
- a CDS encoding hydroxymethylpyrimidine/phosphomethylpyrimidine kinase, whose amino-acid sequence MNIYSSRPVVLCLSGHDPSGGAGLQADIEALIAQGCHAAPAVTALTVQDTVNVSDFRVLDREWVMAQANAVLNDSPVAAVKLGMLGSLDMVQTVVDLLSAHPHLPMVCDPVLRAGGGGRLGKDEVGYAMREQLLPLAIIATPNLPEARILAELPEGTADQCAEKLLPYCRNLLITGGHGDEVEIHNRLYSRDGRRQTFTCQRLPGSYHGSGCTLASALAGRLALGEHLDSAVQSALNYTWRTLRDAEQLGKGQYVPRRLPLDFCQ is encoded by the coding sequence ATGAATATCTATAGCTCCCGCCCCGTTGTCCTCTGTCTCTCCGGCCACGACCCCAGTGGCGGTGCCGGCCTGCAGGCAGATATAGAAGCCCTGATCGCTCAAGGTTGCCATGCCGCCCCCGCGGTAACGGCCCTGACCGTACAGGACACCGTCAATGTCAGCGATTTTCGCGTGCTGGACCGCGAGTGGGTGATGGCCCAGGCCAACGCCGTGCTCAACGACTCGCCCGTGGCCGCCGTGAAACTGGGCATGCTTGGCTCGCTGGACATGGTCCAGACGGTGGTCGACCTGCTGAGCGCCCACCCGCACCTGCCGATGGTCTGCGACCCGGTACTGCGCGCCGGCGGCGGTGGCCGCCTGGGCAAGGACGAAGTGGGCTACGCCATGCGCGAACAGCTGCTGCCGCTGGCCATTATCGCCACCCCCAACCTGCCTGAAGCGCGCATCCTGGCCGAACTGCCCGAGGGCACTGCCGATCAATGCGCTGAAAAACTGCTGCCCTACTGCCGCAACCTGCTGATCACTGGCGGGCACGGCGACGAAGTCGAGATCCACAACCGCCTGTACAGCCGCGACGGCCGCCGCCAAACCTTTACCTGCCAGCGCCTGCCCGGCAGCTATCATGGTTCTGGATGCACCCTGGCCAGTGCTTTGGCCGGTCGCCTGGCCCTGGGCGAGCACCTGGACAGCGCCGTGCAGTCGGCCCTCAATTACACGTGGCGCACCCTGCGTGATGCCGAACAGCTGGGCAAGGGCCAATACGTCCCGCGTCGCTTGCCGCTGGATTTCTGCCAGTAA
- a CDS encoding hybrid sensor histidine kinase/response regulator — MRYLLIMLVGLLPMLACAVDFDESTRTLSLGHSTQVFEDVDGSATIGQITSAAMAGKFHRQREAVLNAGYSRSVFWLRLDLRYAPHDPSVARSWLLELAYPPMDSIELYLPDKLGNFALAQRTGDSLPYSVREIKQNNYLFAIPFPAYELKTVYLRIHSEGSVQAPLNLWSYTAYIEEQPTRLYVLGLIYGVLLGMLVYNLFIYLSVRDTSYLYYILYIASFGLYQVSVNGAGIEYFWPDNPWWANAATPFLIGSSALFGSQFARSFLQTADHTRWLDRLLMALMACGSIVMLMSLATSYGLALRLATALALIFTVVIFSAGIIAWWRGLRLARYFVIAWTAFLLGGIVNTLMVLGYLPNVFITMYASQIGSALEVGLLSLALADRINTMREHQAQTLLEAGQKLELLNQQLANSNRLKDEFLATVTHELRTPMNGVIGSLELMQTVPMDTELEQYQQTAAGSARDMMRMVDDILILTELQAGKLYPRHEPFGLQALLDSLQMQYVRQAHAKGLSFSVETDANLPDRLQGDSKKLALCLGCLLDNAIKFTRKGAVSLRVQASPAQGDSQELSFQVRDTGIGFSHLDDVLYQRFFQVDGSMTREYGGLGIGLAICRQLAELLGGHLHHQSEPGRGSCFELTVKLTVVQWQQSPEPLLRPVSFNSRRSAQDCTVLLVDDNTVNQLVLRGMLLKLGYRVRTAEDGTTAIELMRREQFDAVLLDCHMPLTDAFATCRKLRELPGCGQLPVLAVVASGQRGERERCIAAGMTEALSRPVRFEDLQTVLHGWLLTTAKGESADI; from the coding sequence ATGCGCTATTTGCTGATAATGCTGGTGGGCTTGCTCCCAATGCTGGCCTGCGCGGTCGACTTTGACGAGTCCACCCGCACCCTTTCGCTTGGGCACTCTACCCAAGTGTTCGAAGATGTCGACGGCAGCGCCACGATTGGCCAGATCACTTCTGCGGCCATGGCCGGCAAATTCCATCGCCAGCGTGAAGCCGTGCTCAACGCGGGCTATTCGCGCTCGGTATTCTGGTTGCGCCTGGACCTGCGCTATGCCCCGCACGACCCCTCGGTCGCGCGCAGTTGGCTGCTGGAACTGGCCTACCCGCCGATGGACAGCATCGAGCTGTACCTGCCCGACAAACTCGGCAATTTCGCCCTGGCCCAGCGCACCGGCGATTCGCTGCCGTACTCGGTGCGCGAGATCAAGCAGAACAACTACCTGTTCGCCATCCCTTTCCCGGCGTACGAGCTCAAGACCGTCTACTTGCGCATTCACAGCGAAGGCTCGGTGCAAGCGCCGCTGAACCTATGGTCGTACACCGCCTATATCGAAGAGCAGCCCACGCGGCTGTACGTGCTGGGCCTGATCTATGGCGTGCTGCTGGGGATGCTGGTGTACAACCTGTTCATCTACCTGAGCGTGCGGGACACCAGCTACCTTTATTACATCCTCTACATCGCCTCGTTCGGCCTGTACCAGGTCTCGGTCAATGGCGCGGGCATCGAATACTTCTGGCCCGACAACCCCTGGTGGGCCAACGCCGCCACGCCATTTCTGATCGGCTCTTCGGCGTTGTTCGGCAGCCAGTTTGCCCGCAGCTTCCTGCAAACCGCCGACCACACCCGCTGGCTGGATCGCCTGCTGATGGCCCTGATGGCCTGCGGCTCGATCGTGATGCTGATGTCGCTGGCCACGAGCTACGGGCTGGCACTGCGCCTGGCCACGGCGCTGGCGTTGATCTTCACCGTGGTGATCTTCAGTGCGGGCATCATTGCCTGGTGGCGTGGCTTGCGCCTGGCGCGCTATTTCGTGATCGCCTGGACCGCGTTCCTGCTGGGCGGCATCGTCAACACGCTGATGGTGCTGGGCTACCTGCCGAACGTCTTCATCACCATGTACGCCAGCCAGATCGGCTCGGCGCTGGAGGTCGGCCTGCTGTCGCTGGCGCTGGCCGACCGCATCAACACCATGCGCGAGCACCAGGCCCAAACCTTATTGGAAGCCGGGCAGAAGCTGGAGTTGCTGAACCAGCAATTGGCTAACAGCAACCGCTTGAAAGACGAGTTCCTGGCGACCGTCACCCATGAGTTGCGCACGCCCATGAATGGCGTCATCGGCTCGCTGGAACTGATGCAAACGGTGCCCATGGACACCGAGCTCGAGCAGTACCAGCAGACTGCCGCAGGCTCTGCGCGGGACATGATGCGCATGGTCGATGACATCCTCATCCTGACCGAGCTGCAGGCCGGCAAGCTTTACCCGCGGCACGAGCCGTTCGGCTTGCAGGCACTGCTCGACAGCCTGCAGATGCAGTACGTGCGCCAAGCCCATGCCAAGGGCCTGAGCTTCTCGGTGGAAACCGATGCGAACCTGCCTGACCGCTTGCAGGGTGACTCCAAAAAGCTCGCCCTGTGCCTGGGCTGCCTGCTGGACAACGCAATCAAGTTCACCCGCAAGGGCGCTGTCAGCTTGCGGGTGCAAGCCAGCCCCGCACAGGGCGATAGCCAGGAGCTGAGCTTCCAGGTGCGCGATACCGGCATTGGCTTCAGCCACCTGGATGACGTGTTGTATCAGCGATTCTTCCAGGTCGACGGTTCGATGACCCGAGAATACGGCGGCCTGGGCATTGGCCTGGCGATTTGTCGGCAGTTGGCCGAGCTGCTCGGCGGGCACTTGCACCACCAGTCCGAGCCTGGCCGCGGCAGTTGCTTTGAGCTGACCGTGAAGCTGACCGTCGTCCAGTGGCAGCAATCTCCAGAGCCGCTGCTGCGCCCGGTCAGTTTCAATTCAAGGCGCTCAGCTCAGGACTGCACGGTATTGCTGGTGGATGACAATACCGTCAACCAGTTGGTGCTGCGCGGCATGTTGCTCAAGCTTGGCTACCGCGTGCGCACCGCCGAAGATGGCACTACGGCGATAGAGCTGATGCGTCGCGAACAGTTTGACGCAGTGCTGCTCGATTGCCACATGCCGCTCACCGACGCCTTTGCCACCTGTCGCAAACTGCGCGAGCTGCCAGGTTGCGGGCAACTGCCGGTGCTGGCCGTGGTTGCCAGCGGCCAGCGCGGCGAGCGCGAGCGCTGCATCGCCGCCGGCATGACCGAAGCGTTGAGCCGGCCGGTGCGGTTTGAAGACCTGCAAACCGTGCTGCACGGTTGGTTACTGACCACGGCCAAGGGCGAAAGCGCCGACATTTAG
- a CDS encoding acyl-CoA dehydrogenase family protein — MNLHQFAETHEVSNQPPSLDGANLWRIDLPLQQWTGHFKGDWAHKRIDAYGALAGGPLMAAGFLANQNKPVFSSHDRYGHRIDLVEFHPAYHELMRTAIEHGLPSLPWTDPQPGAHVARAAMTYMHTQAEAGSGCPLTMTFASVPALKLQPDLAERWLPKVLATTYDARNVGMAHKGGVTLGMAMTEKQGGTDVRANTTRAYPVGAGGPGQAYELVGHKWFCSAPMCDAFLTLAQTEKGLSCFLLPRHRPDDTRNEFYIQRLKNKLGNCSNASSEVEFRGALAWMIGEEGRGVPTIIEMVAMTRFDCMVGSSALMRQALTQAAHHCAYRQVGGKRLADQPLMQNVLADLALESEAALALSMRMGLALDCPGDEQQAHFARLVTAVGKYWICKRAPAMINEAAECMGGAGYVEDSILPRLYREAPVNSTWEGSGNVQCLDVLRALSKEPGVLDALFAELGDGHGDRRLAAHIQQLKADLKDSTDIQYRARQLTEDIALGLQAKLLLEGGNATVSDAFIESRLSGSGRVYGGLPRGLDVEALVLRSTPAWP; from the coding sequence ATGAACCTGCATCAGTTCGCCGAAACCCACGAGGTGAGCAACCAGCCGCCATCGCTGGACGGTGCCAATCTGTGGCGCATCGACCTGCCTTTGCAGCAGTGGACTGGCCACTTCAAGGGTGACTGGGCACACAAACGCATCGACGCCTACGGTGCGTTGGCGGGCGGCCCACTCATGGCCGCGGGTTTTCTGGCCAACCAGAACAAGCCGGTGTTCAGCAGCCACGACCGTTACGGCCATCGCATCGACCTGGTGGAATTTCACCCTGCCTATCATGAGCTGATGCGCACGGCCATCGAGCACGGCTTGCCCTCCTTGCCCTGGACTGATCCGCAGCCTGGCGCGCACGTAGCCCGTGCGGCCATGACCTATATGCACACCCAGGCCGAAGCTGGCAGCGGCTGCCCGCTGACCATGACCTTCGCCAGCGTACCGGCGCTCAAGTTGCAGCCCGATCTGGCCGAGCGCTGGCTACCCAAGGTGCTGGCCACCACTTACGATGCGCGCAACGTCGGCATGGCGCATAAAGGGGGAGTGACCCTGGGCATGGCCATGACCGAAAAACAGGGGGGCACCGATGTGCGTGCCAATACTACCCGTGCCTACCCGGTGGGCGCGGGGGGGCCAGGCCAGGCCTATGAACTGGTGGGCCACAAGTGGTTCTGCTCGGCGCCCATGTGCGATGCCTTTCTCACCTTGGCGCAGACTGAAAAGGGCCTCAGTTGCTTTTTGCTGCCGCGCCATCGGCCAGACGATACTCGCAACGAGTTCTATATCCAGCGCCTCAAGAACAAGCTGGGCAACTGCTCCAATGCCTCCAGCGAAGTGGAGTTTCGCGGCGCCCTGGCCTGGATGATCGGCGAGGAGGGGCGGGGCGTCCCGACCATCATCGAGATGGTCGCCATGACCCGCTTCGACTGCATGGTCGGCTCGAGCGCCTTGATGCGCCAGGCCCTGACCCAGGCCGCGCATCACTGCGCCTATCGCCAGGTGGGTGGCAAGCGCTTGGCCGACCAGCCACTGATGCAGAACGTGCTCGCCGACCTGGCGCTGGAAAGCGAAGCGGCACTGGCCCTGAGCATGCGCATGGGCCTGGCGTTGGACTGCCCGGGCGATGAGCAGCAAGCGCACTTTGCCCGGCTGGTCACGGCGGTGGGCAAGTACTGGATCTGCAAGCGTGCCCCCGCCATGATCAACGAGGCTGCCGAATGCATGGGCGGCGCAGGCTATGTCGAAGACAGCATCCTGCCGCGCCTGTATCGCGAGGCACCGGTGAACTCCACGTGGGAAGGCTCGGGCAATGTGCAATGCCTGGACGTATTGCGCGCGCTGTCCAAGGAGCCTGGTGTGCTCGATGCCTTGTTCGCGGAGCTGGGCGATGGCCACGGCGACCGGCGCCTGGCCGCGCACATCCAGCAGCTCAAGGCCGACCTCAAGGACAGCACCGACATCCAGTACCGCGCCCGCCAACTCACCGAAGACATCGCCTTGGGGCTGCAAGCCAAACTGCTGCTTGAAGGTGGCAACGCGACCGTCAGCGATGCCTTCATCGAAAGCCGCCTGAGCGGCTCTGGCCGTGTATATGGTGGCCTGCCGCGAGGCCTTGATGTAGAGGCGCTGGTGCTGCGCTCCACGCCCGCCTGGCCTTAA
- the amn gene encoding AMP nucleosidase, whose amino-acid sequence MQESDRKFTVTSTADAFVVVESAEEAVDRLAALHERATTALSQALKRYLKDRTEPDAAQRVTFRYPELRLTYRVQGEVPTITRAYAKVQLPGTYSVTVTHPAAFRNYLLEQLKPLMSDFTVVVEVGVSEQNIPYPYVVEQGDELAGTGVTAAALARVFPSTDLSAATDGIADGLYDWANVDPLPLALFDAARVDFSLRRLVHYTGSDWRHVQPWILLTNYHRYVDQFVMHGLEQLQNDPRFVRMVMPGNVIIDKAMSHDEAQALAAGVVWHRYQMPAYHLIAEDGHGVTLVNIGVGPSNAKNITDHLAVLRPHCWLMIGHCGGLRQSQTIGDYVLAHAYMRQDGILDRVLPPNIPIPALAEVQLALQEAAAQVTGERGDELKKRLRTGTVLTYDDRNWELRWAQERPLINLSRAVAVDMESGTIAAQGYRLRVPYGTLLCVSDKPLHSEIKLPGSANAFYNRAVSQHLNIGIAALDLLRNQLNSLHSRKLRSFDEPPFR is encoded by the coding sequence CTGCAAGAGTCAGACAGGAAGTTCACCGTGACCAGTACAGCCGATGCATTTGTAGTTGTAGAGTCTGCCGAGGAAGCCGTTGACCGGCTCGCGGCCTTACATGAACGGGCCACTACTGCCTTGAGCCAGGCGTTGAAGCGCTACCTCAAGGACCGCACCGAACCCGACGCCGCGCAACGCGTGACGTTCCGTTACCCCGAACTGCGCCTGACCTATCGCGTGCAGGGCGAAGTGCCGACCATCACCCGCGCCTACGCCAAGGTGCAGTTGCCGGGCACTTACAGCGTCACCGTCACCCACCCGGCGGCGTTTCGCAACTACCTGCTCGAACAGCTCAAGCCGCTGATGAGCGACTTCACCGTGGTGGTGGAAGTGGGCGTCAGTGAACAGAACATCCCGTACCCCTACGTGGTGGAGCAAGGCGACGAGCTGGCCGGCACCGGCGTGACCGCGGCTGCGCTGGCGCGGGTATTCCCCAGTACCGACCTGTCGGCGGCCACCGACGGTATCGCCGACGGCCTGTACGATTGGGCGAACGTCGACCCGCTGCCCTTGGCGCTGTTCGACGCGGCGCGCGTCGACTTCTCGCTGCGCCGCCTGGTGCATTACACCGGCAGCGACTGGCGCCACGTGCAGCCATGGATTCTGCTGACCAACTACCACCGCTATGTCGATCAGTTCGTGATGCATGGCCTGGAGCAGCTGCAGAATGACCCGCGCTTCGTGCGCATGGTCATGCCGGGCAACGTCATCATCGACAAAGCCATGAGCCACGATGAAGCCCAGGCACTGGCTGCAGGCGTTGTGTGGCACCGTTACCAGATGCCGGCCTACCACCTGATCGCCGAAGACGGTCACGGCGTAACGCTGGTGAACATCGGCGTAGGCCCCTCCAACGCCAAAAACATCACCGACCACCTGGCGGTGCTGCGCCCGCACTGCTGGCTGATGATCGGCCACTGCGGCGGCCTGCGTCAGTCGCAAACCATCGGCGACTACGTGTTGGCCCACGCCTACATGCGCCAGGACGGCATTCTCGACCGCGTGCTGCCACCCAACATCCCGATTCCGGCATTGGCCGAGGTGCAGCTGGCGTTGCAGGAAGCGGCGGCGCAGGTCACCGGCGAGCGTGGCGACGAGCTGAAAAAACGCCTGCGCACCGGCACCGTATTGACCTATGACGACCGTAACTGGGAGCTGCGCTGGGCGCAGGAGCGGCCGTTGATCAACCTGTCGCGCGCCGTGGCCGTGGACATGGAAAGCGGCACCATCGCCGCCCAAGGTTACCGCCTGCGTGTGCCTTACGGCACTTTGCTGTGCGTGTCCGACAAGCCGCTGCACAGCGAGATCAAACTGCCGGGCTCGGCCAACGCGTTCTACAACCGTGCGGTCAGCCAGCACTTGAACATCGGGATCGCGGCCCTGGACCTGCTGCGTAACCAGCTCAACTCGCTGCACTCGCGCAAACTGCGCAGCTTCGACGAACCGCCGTTCCGTTGA